Proteins encoded in a region of the Rhodococcus sp. SBT000017 genome:
- a CDS encoding propionyl-CoA synthetase has product MSGEYLQAFDDSVDNREQFWLDAAAGVDWDTPPTTAFDGSQWFPGARLNTCFNALDRHVDAGLGDRTALIYDSAMLGVTRSYTYAELLDQVARFAGVLSFNGVSSGDRVVIYLPMIPEAVIAMLACARLGAVHSVVFGGFAAKELAARIDDAEPVLLITASGGFEPGRVIEYLPLVKRALTLTTAKQPAVIVKTRDGVPGSHDWLDWDTLIADATAAQPVSVQATDPLYILYTSGTTGKPKGVVRDNGGHAVALTWSMRNIYDVGAGQVMWTASDVGWVVGHSYIVYGPLFAGATTVLYEGKPVGTPDAGAFWRVIQDHGVRALFTAPTALRAIRKVDPHAAELDKYDVKSLQTLFVAGERLDPDTYEWISRTLDRPVVDHWWQTETGWAICANLRGLEPLPIKSGSPTVPVPGFQVGILDASGNPVEAGTEGNIVVKLPLPPGALVGLWHDESRFQRSYLDTFPGYYLTGDSGYIDADGYVYVLGRSDDVINVAGHRLSTGSMEAVLAGHPAVAECAVIGIHDDLKGQRPSGYVVLKAGETITEEQLRTELVAMVRDQIGALATFRDVTIVGALPKTRSGKILRKTMRQIVAGEEYGVPSTIEDPAVLDALEKLLGR; this is encoded by the coding sequence ATGAGTGGCGAGTATCTGCAGGCCTTCGACGACAGTGTCGACAACCGTGAGCAGTTCTGGCTCGATGCCGCGGCAGGAGTCGACTGGGACACGCCTCCCACCACCGCGTTCGACGGCTCGCAGTGGTTTCCCGGGGCCCGACTGAACACCTGTTTCAACGCACTCGACCGACACGTCGACGCCGGGCTCGGCGATCGGACCGCGCTGATCTACGACTCGGCGATGCTCGGAGTCACCCGCAGCTACACGTACGCCGAACTGCTCGATCAGGTCGCTCGTTTCGCCGGGGTGCTCAGCTTCAACGGCGTCTCCTCAGGCGACCGCGTGGTGATCTACCTACCGATGATTCCCGAGGCCGTCATCGCCATGCTCGCGTGCGCCAGGCTCGGCGCAGTGCACTCGGTGGTATTCGGCGGTTTCGCGGCCAAGGAGCTCGCGGCGAGAATCGACGACGCCGAGCCGGTCCTGCTGATCACCGCCAGCGGCGGGTTCGAGCCGGGCCGCGTCATCGAATACCTCCCCTTGGTGAAGCGGGCTCTGACGCTGACGACAGCGAAACAACCCGCAGTGATCGTGAAAACCCGCGACGGCGTCCCCGGCAGCCACGACTGGCTGGACTGGGACACCCTCATCGCCGACGCCACCGCAGCCCAACCGGTTTCGGTGCAGGCAACGGATCCGCTGTACATCCTCTACACCTCGGGCACGACCGGAAAGCCCAAGGGTGTGGTGCGTGACAACGGCGGTCATGCCGTCGCGTTGACGTGGTCGATGCGCAACATCTACGACGTGGGTGCCGGTCAGGTGATGTGGACGGCGTCCGATGTCGGCTGGGTCGTCGGGCACTCGTACATCGTCTACGGACCGCTGTTCGCAGGTGCCACAACGGTTCTCTACGAGGGCAAGCCCGTCGGAACTCCCGATGCGGGCGCATTCTGGCGGGTGATCCAGGATCACGGCGTCCGCGCGTTGTTCACCGCGCCGACGGCATTGCGTGCCATCCGCAAGGTGGACCCGCACGCCGCCGAGCTCGATAAGTACGACGTGAAGTCCCTGCAGACACTGTTCGTCGCGGGTGAGCGCCTCGATCCCGATACCTACGAGTGGATTTCGCGAACACTGGACCGCCCCGTGGTCGATCACTGGTGGCAAACCGAAACCGGCTGGGCTATCTGCGCCAATCTTCGCGGCCTCGAACCACTTCCGATCAAATCGGGATCGCCGACGGTACCGGTTCCCGGGTTCCAGGTCGGCATCCTCGACGCCTCGGGCAACCCGGTCGAGGCCGGCACCGAGGGCAACATCGTCGTGAAGCTGCCACTGCCACCGGGGGCCCTGGTGGGACTGTGGCACGACGAATCACGTTTCCAGCGTTCGTATCTGGACACCTTCCCGGGCTACTACCTGACCGGAGATTCCGGGTACATCGACGCCGATGGCTACGTCTACGTCCTCGGCCGCAGCGACGACGTCATCAACGTGGCCGGACACCGCCTCTCCACCGGATCGATGGAGGCGGTACTGGCCGGTCACCCCGCGGTTGCCGAATGCGCAGTCATCGGGATCCACGACGACCTCAAGGGCCAGCGCCCCAGCGGCTACGTGGTGCTCAAGGCCGGGGAGACCATCACCGAGGAGCAGCTGCGTACCGAACTGGTGGCCATGGTGCGCGATCAGATCGGCGCACTCGCGACGTTCCGCGACGTGACGATCGTCGGCGCGCTGCCGAAGACCCGCTCGGGGAAGATCCTACGGAAGACGATGCGGCAGATCGTCGCCGGTGAGGAATACGGCGTGCCGTCGACCATCGAGGATCCGGCGGTACTCGATGCGCTGGAGAAGTTGCTCGGCAGGTAG
- a CDS encoding DMT family transporter yields MTDLDTRPAVDWLALGAVTITVISWASAFVAIRGVGESFGAGPLALGRLLIGSVALGAIVLAKRQWVKPNRTQWLQIVSIGVFWFGIYNVALNAAEQRVDAGTTSMIIQIGPILVALFAGLLLGEGFPRGLVIGAGIAFAGAVMVGVVTAVTTTSTTKTDADFLGIALCLVSAVTYAIGVLSQKPVLRTIPGLQVTWMACTIGVVCTLPFAPALLDDLGSASAGATGGLIYLGLVPTALAFSTWAYALTRMNAGKLGITTYAVPPITIVLAWLLLGEVPHYLAVVGGVICLVGVGLSRRR; encoded by the coding sequence ATGACAGATCTCGACACACGTCCAGCCGTCGATTGGCTTGCGCTCGGAGCCGTCACCATCACGGTGATCTCGTGGGCATCGGCATTCGTGGCCATCCGTGGTGTCGGCGAATCCTTCGGGGCAGGCCCGCTCGCGCTCGGCCGGTTGCTGATCGGATCTGTGGCACTCGGCGCGATAGTTCTGGCCAAAAGACAATGGGTCAAGCCCAACCGCACGCAGTGGCTGCAGATCGTCAGTATCGGCGTGTTCTGGTTCGGCATCTACAACGTCGCCCTCAATGCCGCCGAGCAACGCGTCGATGCCGGTACGACGTCGATGATCATTCAGATCGGTCCGATTCTGGTCGCATTGTTCGCGGGTCTGCTTCTGGGCGAAGGCTTCCCGAGGGGGCTGGTGATCGGCGCAGGTATCGCGTTCGCCGGAGCGGTCATGGTAGGCGTCGTCACGGCGGTGACCACCACGTCCACGACCAAGACCGACGCCGACTTCCTCGGCATCGCACTGTGTCTGGTATCCGCGGTGACCTACGCGATCGGGGTGCTCAGCCAGAAGCCCGTGCTGCGCACCATCCCCGGACTTCAGGTCACGTGGATGGCATGCACCATCGGCGTGGTCTGCACGCTGCCGTTCGCACCGGCTCTGCTCGACGACCTCGGGTCCGCTTCTGCCGGTGCCACAGGCGGATTGATCTACCTCGGTCTCGTCCCGACTGCACTGGCCTTCAGCACCTGGGCCTACGCGTTGACGCGAATGAACGCGGGCAAGCTCGGGATCACCACGTACGCGGTCCCACCGATCACGATCGTTCTGGCCTGGCTGCTGCTGGGCGAGGTTCCGCACTACCTCGCCGTGGTCGGCGGAGTGATCTGCCTGGTGGGAGTCGGGTTGTCCCGCAGAAGATAG
- a CDS encoding deoxyribodipyrimidine photo-lyase codes for MSIVWFRRDLRLGDLPTITAAAESGDPVLGLFVLDDRLLKPSGGPRKDFLFRSLEALDEQLGGRLMVVHGDPETVVPKVAKAIGAEDVHISADYGPYGRERDKRVGEKVTLVETGSPYAVAPGRIVKNDGEPYKVFTPYSRQWMEHGWRGPADTSADSADWIDPDEVKGVRRVKIPSENEASDAAAGEAAASKQWKEFLDEVSAYDDERNRPDLDSTSRMSVHLKYGTIHPRTMLADLGKLRNEGAASYRRQICWRDFYGDILFQRPDSARENYVKKFDAIELDSGKHADELFDAWCKGETGFPIVDAGMRQLNSEKWMHNRVRMIVASFLVKDLHLPWWRGARYFMQHLVDGDLASNQHGWQWTAGTGTDASPYFRVFNPITQGEKFDPTGEYVRRWVPELRGEEGKAVHTLKFGRPKEYPEPIVDHKHEREVAIARFKAL; via the coding sequence ATGTCGATCGTCTGGTTTCGCCGTGATCTCCGTCTGGGGGATCTGCCCACAATCACCGCCGCTGCCGAGTCGGGAGATCCGGTGCTCGGGCTCTTCGTGCTCGACGACCGTCTGCTGAAGCCGTCCGGCGGGCCGCGTAAGGACTTCCTGTTCCGCTCGCTCGAAGCTCTCGACGAGCAACTCGGCGGACGGCTGATGGTCGTGCACGGTGACCCCGAGACGGTGGTCCCGAAGGTGGCGAAGGCGATCGGGGCCGAGGACGTACACATCAGTGCCGACTACGGCCCGTACGGGCGCGAGCGAGACAAGCGGGTGGGCGAGAAGGTGACCCTGGTCGAGACCGGGTCACCGTATGCGGTCGCCCCCGGGCGGATCGTCAAGAACGACGGGGAACCGTACAAGGTGTTCACGCCGTACTCACGCCAGTGGATGGAACACGGGTGGCGCGGTCCAGCGGACACCTCGGCCGACTCCGCCGACTGGATCGACCCGGACGAGGTGAAAGGCGTTCGGCGCGTGAAGATTCCCTCCGAGAATGAGGCGTCCGACGCGGCAGCGGGTGAGGCGGCCGCCTCGAAGCAGTGGAAGGAGTTCCTCGACGAGGTTTCTGCGTACGACGACGAACGCAACCGTCCCGACCTCGACTCGACGAGTCGGATGTCGGTACATCTGAAGTACGGCACCATTCACCCGCGAACGATGTTGGCCGACCTGGGAAAGCTCCGCAACGAGGGCGCGGCGTCGTATCGCCGACAGATCTGCTGGCGAGACTTCTACGGCGACATCCTCTTTCAGCGTCCCGACAGTGCGCGTGAGAACTACGTCAAGAAGTTCGATGCGATCGAACTGGACTCGGGCAAGCATGCCGACGAGTTGTTCGACGCCTGGTGCAAGGGGGAGACGGGCTTCCCGATCGTCGATGCCGGTATGCGGCAGCTGAACTCCGAGAAGTGGATGCACAATCGGGTCCGGATGATTGTCGCGTCGTTCCTGGTCAAGGATCTGCATCTGCCGTGGTGGCGGGGCGCGCGATACTTCATGCAGCATCTCGTGGACGGAGATCTGGCCAGCAATCAGCACGGCTGGCAGTGGACCGCGGGAACGGGGACCGACGCGTCGCCGTACTTCCGAGTGTTCAATCCCATCACCCAGGGCGAGAAATTCGATCCCACCGGCGAGTACGTGCGGCGTTGGGTGCCGGAACTACGCGGTGAAGAAGGAAAAGCCGTGCACACGTTGAAGTTCGGCCGGCCCAAGGAGTACCCGGAGCCGATCGTCGACCACAAGCACGAGCGGGAAGTGGCGATCGCGCGGTTCAAGGCCTTGTAA
- a CDS encoding response regulator transcription factor, with protein sequence MTESPSTPATVLVVDDDADVLSSLQRGLRLSGFTVITASDGAEALGVVSRSVPDAIVLDINMPVLDGASVVTALRAMGNDIPICVLSARSSVDDRIAGLESGADDYLTKPFVLAELVARIRAMLRRRGTGPVVPVADSGAPNSAVAVGTLVVDIPGYRVHRGGADIDLTKREFELLAILARNKGVVLTRERLLELVWGYDFVADTNVVDVFVGYLRRKLEADGSPRILHTVRGVGFVVRDAA encoded by the coding sequence GTGACCGAATCGCCGAGCACCCCCGCCACCGTTCTCGTCGTCGACGACGACGCAGACGTGTTGTCGTCGCTGCAACGCGGACTGCGCCTGTCCGGGTTCACCGTCATCACCGCATCGGACGGCGCGGAGGCGCTCGGCGTGGTGTCGCGGTCGGTGCCCGACGCCATCGTGCTCGACATCAACATGCCGGTGCTCGACGGTGCCAGCGTGGTGACCGCGTTGCGTGCCATGGGAAACGACATTCCGATCTGTGTTCTCAGCGCCCGCAGTTCGGTGGACGATCGCATCGCCGGACTCGAATCCGGTGCCGACGACTACCTCACCAAGCCGTTCGTGTTGGCCGAGCTCGTCGCACGGATCCGAGCCATGCTGCGTCGACGCGGCACCGGTCCGGTTGTGCCGGTAGCAGATTCGGGCGCACCGAACTCCGCCGTCGCCGTCGGAACCCTGGTGGTCGACATCCCCGGCTATCGCGTCCACCGCGGCGGAGCCGACATCGACCTGACCAAGCGAGAATTCGAGTTGCTGGCCATCCTGGCCCGCAACAAGGGCGTCGTTCTCACGCGTGAACGACTGCTCGAACTGGTCTGGGGCTACGACTTCGTCGCCGACACCAACGTCGTCGACGTGTTCGTCGGATATCTGCGACGCAAACTAGAGGCCGACGGGTCGCCGCGCATCCTGCACACGGTCCGCGGCGTCGGCTTCGTCGTCCGGGACGCCGCATGA
- a CDS encoding sensor histidine kinase KdpD translates to MSFSLRARVAAATTLGATLVVAALSVVTSVAISRNNVNQLDERLTTASQVLVPTSTTLEAFLDQLSGAFAVTIRSGDIVVASTPTRLPALDTGSQTVDVDGQRFRVYTAVSTAVSSISISIGVPAIEAQQVTDEQQKQVILLGLAAIAVSTGLGWLFGGRAVRPLVTLTRQVSAQPPTAPETRTGVTEADALAVAIGGMLTRLNEAQDRTNAALDTARDFAAVSAHELRTPLTAMRTDIEVLRTLDLEPAQQQEILGDLERTQGRVETTLTALERLASGELSSEGDRVETDIIDICDVAAQDAQRLHPGLDIRVEYAADSEITMRALPTGLRLAVDNVIGNAVRHGNATSIVITAEREGTTVRVLIDDNGSGVPLDERETVFGRFERGTRAAKGGSGLGLALVAQQAQLHGGRAWFTDSPLGGARLVLELQDS, encoded by the coding sequence ATGAGCTTCTCGCTGCGCGCCCGAGTGGCCGCCGCCACGACCCTCGGCGCCACCCTCGTGGTCGCCGCGCTCTCGGTGGTCACCTCGGTCGCCATCTCGCGCAACAACGTCAATCAGCTCGACGAGCGGTTGACGACGGCATCTCAGGTGCTGGTCCCGACGTCGACGACACTCGAGGCCTTCCTCGATCAGCTCTCCGGCGCGTTCGCCGTCACCATCCGCAGCGGCGACATCGTCGTCGCGTCCACACCGACACGGCTGCCCGCGCTCGACACCGGGTCGCAGACCGTGGACGTCGACGGGCAACGCTTCCGGGTCTACACCGCCGTATCGACAGCGGTGTCGTCCATCTCGATTTCCATCGGCGTGCCGGCCATCGAAGCGCAACAGGTCACCGACGAGCAACAGAAGCAGGTGATCCTGCTCGGTCTGGCCGCGATCGCGGTGTCCACCGGACTGGGCTGGCTCTTCGGCGGTAGAGCCGTCAGACCGTTGGTGACGTTGACCCGGCAGGTCAGCGCGCAACCTCCGACCGCACCCGAAACCCGCACCGGTGTCACCGAAGCCGATGCGCTCGCAGTCGCGATCGGCGGCATGCTGACCAGACTGAACGAGGCACAGGACCGCACCAACGCCGCGCTCGACACCGCACGCGACTTCGCGGCCGTCTCCGCCCACGAGCTGCGGACCCCACTGACTGCGATGCGCACCGACATCGAGGTGCTTCGAACACTCGACCTCGAGCCTGCGCAGCAGCAGGAAATTCTGGGAGATCTCGAGCGGACGCAGGGGCGAGTGGAGACCACGCTGACCGCCCTGGAACGACTGGCCTCGGGCGAATTGTCCAGTGAGGGCGACAGAGTCGAGACCGACATCATCGACATCTGCGACGTCGCAGCCCAGGATGCGCAACGACTGCATCCGGGACTCGACATACGCGTGGAGTATGCCGCCGACTCCGAGATCACGATGCGCGCACTGCCGACCGGCCTTCGACTGGCCGTCGACAACGTGATCGGCAACGCCGTTCGGCACGGCAACGCGACGTCGATCGTCATCACCGCCGAGCGCGAGGGTACGACGGTACGTGTCCTGATCGACGACAACGGATCCGGCGTTCCCCTCGACGAACGCGAGACGGTGTTCGGCCGGTTCGAGCGCGGCACCCGAGCAGCCAAGGGCGGCTCCGGGCTCGGCCTGGCACTGGTGGCTCAGCAAGCCCAATTGCACGGCGGGCGGGCCTGGTTCACCGACAGTCCGCTGGGCGGAGCCCGATTGGTGCTGGAGCTGCAGGACAGCTGA
- a CDS encoding isopenicillin N synthase family oxygenase, with product MHTSSDFFVPTIDISPYVFGDSTSAADGTGRRSLAADVDYACSTVGFMQILGHGVPEDTVAGLASAMDSFFGLDSAAKRAYICPPERNRGYTAPKSESLSLSLGVESATGMNDWFEAFNVGTGEPNIWPHSEGFQRAVEEYFAEAARVARTLTSVFADALGVSPNMFPDITDRSLDTLRMNNYALEPGLHVPDTELTGMSEHTDYGLVTVLWADRVPGLQVLGTDRRWHDVQPVEGAMLVNLGDLTARLTNDRWMSTLHRVRPPITDGTSQRRRSAAFFHDGNLDAVIAPLPSCIEPGDVARYEPVTVAEHIHAKLAGSRGGTANASATREAERVRNAVI from the coding sequence ATGCACACGTCGTCGGATTTCTTCGTCCCCACCATCGACATCTCGCCGTACGTTTTCGGTGATTCCACCTCGGCGGCCGACGGGACCGGCCGGCGCAGCCTCGCAGCTGACGTCGATTACGCCTGCAGCACAGTCGGATTCATGCAGATCCTCGGGCACGGCGTTCCCGAGGACACCGTGGCCGGACTCGCGTCGGCGATGGATTCGTTCTTCGGGCTCGACTCGGCGGCTAAGCGGGCCTACATCTGCCCACCCGAACGCAATCGCGGGTACACCGCCCCCAAGAGCGAATCGCTGAGCCTGAGCCTGGGAGTCGAATCGGCGACGGGCATGAACGACTGGTTCGAGGCCTTCAACGTCGGGACGGGCGAGCCGAACATCTGGCCCCACTCTGAGGGGTTCCAGCGCGCCGTCGAAGAGTATTTCGCCGAGGCAGCACGCGTAGCCCGGACGCTGACCAGCGTGTTCGCCGATGCACTCGGGGTATCACCGAACATGTTCCCCGACATCACCGATCGATCGCTGGACACTCTGCGGATGAACAACTACGCGCTCGAACCCGGCTTGCATGTGCCGGACACCGAGCTCACGGGGATGAGCGAGCACACCGACTACGGCTTGGTGACGGTGTTGTGGGCCGATCGTGTGCCCGGTCTGCAGGTTCTCGGCACGGACCGACGGTGGCACGACGTGCAACCCGTCGAGGGAGCGATGCTGGTGAACCTGGGCGATCTGACGGCCCGACTGACCAACGATCGCTGGATGTCGACGCTGCATCGAGTGCGTCCGCCGATCACCGACGGGACGAGCCAGCGCAGGCGTTCGGCCGCCTTCTTCCACGACGGCAACCTCGACGCGGTGATCGCGCCACTGCCGTCCTGCATCGAGCCCGGCGACGTGGCCCGGTACGAACCGGTCACCGTGGCCGAGCACATTCACGCCAAGCTCGCGGGTTCCCGAGGGGGAACTGCCAATGCCTCGGCAACCCGCGAAGCCGAGCGGGTACGCAACGCCGTTATTTGA
- a CDS encoding FKBP-type peptidyl-prolyl cis-trans isomerase, translating to MTKPVIEFQAGPPPVDLVTVDLVEGDGAEAVAGGNVEVHYVGVEFDSGEEFDSSWNRGESIQFPLRGLIQGWQDGIPGMKVGGRRQLTIPPELAYGPAGAGHRLSGKTLVFVIDLLDVK from the coding sequence GTGACGAAGCCAGTAATCGAATTTCAGGCCGGACCCCCACCCGTGGACCTGGTGACGGTCGACCTCGTCGAGGGTGACGGCGCAGAAGCAGTGGCTGGAGGAAACGTCGAGGTGCACTACGTCGGCGTCGAGTTCGACTCGGGCGAAGAGTTCGACTCGTCCTGGAACCGTGGCGAATCCATCCAGTTCCCGCTGCGCGGACTCATCCAGGGCTGGCAGGACGGCATTCCCGGAATGAAGGTCGGCGGACGCCGTCAGCTCACCATTCCGCCGGAGCTCGCCTACGGCCCCGCAGGCGCAGGTCACCGCCTGTCCGGCAAGACGCTCGTGTTCGTGATCGATCTGCTCGACGTCAAATAA
- a CDS encoding carbon-nitrogen hydrolase family protein: MSDTIRVSLAQITSGEHPAENLELIDTHARAAAHAGSDLVVFPEATMRCFGGPIRKFAEPLDGDWANAVRDIASAAGITVVAGMFTPAAEDRVTNTLLVTGPGIDASYDKIHLFDAFGFAESDTVAPGSEPLVVDIAGVRVGFATCYDIRFPSLFQKLGDLGAELVVVPASWGSGDGKVDQWTLLARARALDSTTFIAACDQAEPAAAVGNAPLGVGHSIVCSPTGEILGQLDTTPGMLTIDIHTELVDAVRKTLPVLKNRKHFDA; the protein is encoded by the coding sequence ATGAGCGACACGATCCGCGTCAGTCTCGCCCAGATCACCAGTGGCGAACACCCCGCCGAGAACCTCGAACTCATCGACACTCATGCCCGTGCCGCGGCACACGCCGGCTCGGACCTCGTGGTGTTTCCGGAGGCGACCATGCGGTGTTTCGGCGGGCCGATACGCAAGTTCGCCGAGCCCCTCGACGGCGACTGGGCGAACGCGGTGCGTGACATCGCGTCCGCCGCCGGCATCACCGTCGTCGCCGGAATGTTCACGCCCGCTGCAGAAGACAGGGTGACGAACACCCTGCTCGTCACCGGCCCCGGAATCGACGCGAGCTACGACAAGATTCACCTGTTCGACGCCTTCGGATTCGCCGAATCCGATACCGTCGCACCGGGTTCGGAGCCTCTCGTGGTCGACATCGCCGGAGTTCGAGTCGGCTTCGCCACCTGCTACGACATCCGCTTCCCCTCGCTGTTCCAGAAACTCGGCGACCTCGGCGCGGAACTCGTTGTGGTTCCGGCATCGTGGGGATCGGGGGACGGCAAAGTCGATCAGTGGACCCTGCTCGCTCGCGCCCGTGCCCTGGATTCGACCACCTTCATCGCAGCCTGCGATCAAGCCGAACCCGCTGCTGCCGTGGGTAATGCGCCATTGGGCGTCGGGCACAGCATCGTCTGCTCCCCCACCGGCGAGATTCTCGGTCAACTCGACACGACGCCAGGAATGCTGACCATCGACATCCACACCGAGTTGGTCGACGCCGTGCGCAAAACTCTGCCGGTGTTGAAGAACCGCAAGCACTTCGACGCCTGA
- a CDS encoding citrate synthase, which produces MPAENDAKATLTYPGGEYSMSIAEASEGNNGIELGKLLATTGYTTLDGGFVNTASTKSAITYIDGDAGILRYRGYPIEQLAGKSSFIEVSYLLIYGELPSEDQLEKFTDKIRRHTLLHEDLKRFFDGFPRNAHPMPVLSSAVNALSAYYQDSLDPNDPEQVELSTIRLLAKLPTIAAYAYKKSVGQPFLYPDNSKSLVENFLRLTFGFPAEPYEVDPEIVKALDMLLILHADHEQNCSTSTVRLVGSSQANLFTSISGGINALWGPLHGGANQAVLEMLDKIKAEGGDASEFLRRVKNKEDGVKLMGFGHRVYKNFDPRATLVKETAHTILGKLGNGDELLEIALKLEETALTDDYFVERKLYPNVDFYTGLIYRAMGFPPRMFTVLFAMGRLPGWIAHWREQNEDTTGKIGRPRQIYTGYTERDYQDVSSR; this is translated from the coding sequence GTGCCCGCTGAGAATGATGCCAAAGCCACCCTCACCTATCCCGGTGGCGAGTACTCCATGTCGATTGCCGAGGCCTCCGAGGGCAACAACGGCATCGAGCTGGGAAAGTTGCTGGCCACCACCGGCTACACGACGTTGGACGGCGGGTTCGTCAACACCGCGTCGACCAAGTCGGCCATCACCTACATCGACGGTGACGCAGGCATCCTGCGCTACCGCGGTTACCCGATCGAACAGCTCGCGGGCAAGTCGTCGTTCATCGAGGTCAGCTACCTGCTGATCTACGGTGAGCTGCCGTCCGAGGATCAGCTCGAGAAGTTCACCGACAAGATCCGTCGGCACACTCTGCTGCACGAGGACCTCAAGCGGTTCTTCGACGGCTTCCCCCGTAACGCGCACCCGATGCCGGTGCTGTCGAGCGCCGTCAACGCGCTGTCTGCGTACTACCAGGATTCGCTCGACCCCAACGACCCGGAGCAGGTCGAACTCTCGACCATCCGCTTGCTGGCCAAGCTGCCGACCATCGCGGCGTACGCCTACAAGAAGTCCGTCGGTCAGCCGTTCCTGTACCCGGACAACTCCAAGAGCCTGGTCGAGAACTTCCTGCGTCTGACGTTCGGCTTCCCGGCCGAGCCGTACGAGGTCGATCCCGAGATCGTCAAGGCACTGGACATGCTGCTCATCCTGCATGCCGACCACGAGCAGAACTGCTCGACGTCGACGGTCCGCCTCGTCGGATCCTCGCAGGCCAACCTGTTCACCTCGATCTCCGGCGGCATCAACGCGCTGTGGGGCCCGCTGCACGGCGGTGCCAACCAGGCCGTGCTCGAGATGCTGGACAAGATCAAGGCCGAGGGCGGCGACGCTTCCGAGTTCCTGCGTCGCGTCAAGAACAAGGAAGACGGCGTCAAGCTCATGGGCTTCGGACACCGTGTGTACAAGAACTTCGACCCGCGCGCGACGCTGGTCAAGGAAACTGCGCACACGATCCTCGGCAAGCTGGGCAACGGCGACGAGCTGCTCGAGATTGCGCTCAAGCTCGAGGAGACCGCGCTCACCGACGATTACTTCGTCGAGCGCAAGCTCTACCCCAACGTCGACTTCTACACCGGTCTGATCTACCGCGCGATGGGCTTCCCGCCGCGCATGTTCACGGTGTTGTTCGCGATGGGTCGCCTCCCGGGCTGGATCGCGCACTGGCGCGAGCAGAACGAGGACACGACCGGCAAGATCGGCCGTCCGCGTCAGATCTACACCGGCTACACCGAGCGCGACTACCAGGACGTCAGCTCGCGCTAG
- a CDS encoding carbohydrate kinase, protein MTILVCGEALVDLVPVHEGPLLSPKLGGGPFNVAVAIGRLGSPVAYLSRISRDPFGEQILASLRDAGVDTTWVQRGDEPTTLAMTTLAEDGSAEYSFYADGTADRLVADPGDLPDEISVLSFGTLSLLYEPGASMYAGLLHRARAAGKLTMLDPNIRPAAIDSTSGDITADGFRDRFRSWLPSIDILKVSEDDAYWLGLGTQGTTVDDWLAAGVTAVVMTRGGDGISVFTAPAEASGTGIVTAEEISVPGVAVDVVDTIGAGDTVHGALLSFLQKESIITSNAVKEMSKQDWQEALDFAAKAAAITVSRPGADPPWASEASRD, encoded by the coding sequence GTGACCATTCTGGTGTGCGGCGAGGCGTTGGTCGATCTGGTCCCGGTGCACGAGGGGCCGCTGCTCTCGCCCAAACTCGGCGGCGGCCCGTTCAATGTCGCCGTCGCGATAGGTCGACTGGGTTCGCCCGTCGCATATCTCTCGCGGATCTCTCGCGACCCGTTCGGCGAGCAGATCCTGGCGAGTCTGCGCGACGCGGGAGTGGACACCACATGGGTGCAGCGCGGCGACGAGCCGACGACGTTGGCGATGACCACCCTCGCCGAGGACGGCAGCGCCGAGTACTCGTTCTACGCCGACGGCACGGCCGACCGCCTCGTCGCCGATCCCGGCGATCTGCCCGACGAGATCAGCGTGCTCTCGTTCGGCACACTGTCGCTGCTCTACGAGCCGGGCGCGTCGATGTACGCGGGCCTGCTGCACCGGGCCCGGGCGGCGGGCAAGCTCACGATGCTCGACCCGAACATCCGGCCGGCTGCGATCGACAGCACCAGCGGCGATATCACCGCCGACGGATTCCGTGACCGCTTCCGCTCGTGGTTGCCCAGCATCGACATTCTCAAGGTGTCCGAAGACGACGCGTACTGGTTGGGGCTCGGAACACAGGGCACCACCGTCGACGACTGGCTCGCGGCGGGGGTCACCGCAGTGGTCATGACTCGTGGCGGCGACGGAATTTCCGTGTTCACGGCACCCGCGGAGGCGTCGGGTACGGGAATTGTCACAGCCGAGGAGATCTCGGTGCCGGGTGTCGCGGTCGACGTCGTCGATACGATCGGCGCAGGTGACACGGTGCATGGTGCTCTACTGAGCTTTTTGCAGAAGGAGAGCATTATCACATCGAACGCGGTGAAAGAGATGAGCAAGCAAGATTGGCAAGAAGCGCTCGATTTCGCCGCAAAAGCAGCGGCAATCACGGTTTCTCGACCCGGTGCCGACCCTCCCTGGGCGTCCGAGGCGTCGAGAGACTAG